From Armatimonadota bacterium:
TCTCGCAAAGGGATCACTTCCCTGCGGGGCTATTGTGCGTGTGGGGGTAGGATGGTGGACCGTATAGGACTCGAACCTATGACCCGCTGATTAAGAGTCAGCTGCTCTACCAACTGAGCTAACGATCCATCGAACGGGCAAAAGTATACCCAGCCCAAGGGACGATGGCAAGGGGCGGGGGCGGAACCCTCCCAAGATGCCGGAGATTTCGGCAACATTGACGTTCAAACTAGGGTAAATCGAGCCGCCGGCCACCGTCTTGATCTTGCAAAGGCATAAACTAGGAAGGTTCATGACGACGCCGCGCACCTATCGCTGCCAACGACTCGACGATCTCTGGCAAGAGAGCCACCTCCGGGTCTTCCCGGAGCGGTGGGAGGACGTCGAGTGGTCCGATGAATTTGTCGATATCTTGGGCGATGCGGGTCCGGCGCCGTGGCACGAGACTCGGTTCAAGATGGTGTATGGCTCGCAAGGCATTTCGGTCCTGGCGTGGATGCAAGGCCCGGAGATTTGGGCATATCAAACCGAGCGCGACAGCGTGATTTTTCACGATAACGACTTCGAAATTTTCCTCGATCCGGACGGTGACGGCGAGCTGTACCTAGAGCTGGAAATCAATGCGCTGAACACGGTTTGGGACTTGGTTTTGGTGAAGTCGTACCGCAAAGGCGGGCCACCGCTCGACTCGTTCGACGTCAAGGGATTGCAGACGGCGGTGCTGATCGAAGGCGCGCTGAATCTCGAGAATCCCAGCAACCGCGGGTGGTGGGCGCTGATTCAGATTCCCTACCGGAGTTTGCTTGAGATCGCGGGTCGAATGAACTTCCCTCCCCTGCCCGGCGATGAGTGGCGGATCAACTTCAGCCGTGTGCACTGGGATGCCGCGGTCCGCGATGGCCGCTACGCCAAGATCGAAGGGCGACCCGAACACAATTGGGTGTGGTCTCCGATGGGTGAGGTGGACATGCACCTTCCAGATCGCTGGGGCATCCTGCGGTTCGAATGAGTTCCGGTCCGATCCCGCCGCAATGCGGGGTGGGTGGTCCGGAGGAGTATACGACAATCGCAAGAATATTGAACATGATTTTCAAGAAGATGCCAAAGAGCCTTCTGATTGTAACATTTCAAATATTGGCAAACTTGTTGAAAGGAAGGGTAAGTATGGTGAAGGCAATAAGGTTGCTTAAGGAAATTGGGGTACTTTGCTACTACTCGAAGCGATTGCAGCGTGGATTTGCGCTCCAGGGTGCGACCAAAACGAGAATAACGATTATTGCGGCTGTTAAGTGACGGTATGGAGTCAGAAGAGCAAAGAAATAATAGACTAAT
This genomic window contains:
- a CDS encoding carbohydrate-binding family 9-like protein, encoding MTTPRTYRCQRLDDLWQESHLRVFPERWEDVEWSDEFVDILGDAGPAPWHETRFKMVYGSQGISVLAWMQGPEIWAYQTERDSVIFHDNDFEIFLDPDGDGELYLELEINALNTVWDLVLVKSYRKGGPPLDSFDVKGLQTAVLIEGALNLENPSNRGWWALIQIPYRSLLEIAGRMNFPPLPGDEWRINFSRVHWDAAVRDGRYAKIEGRPEHNWVWSPMGEVDMHLPDRWGILRFE